The region GCGATGTAGAATGTTTGCAAAGTCTCTATCGCCAGATATTAAGAAGAAATGCATTGGTGGCGGATTATGAGAAACCCAATATATGAGATCCGCCATGAAAAATCTATCAGAGCTGTTCTTTCCACCTACATCAGAACAACATATGAAAAACTTCAGATTGTAGCCATTCATACAACATAAAACACTATGACAtcataaaatttacaaaaacaaatttCCCAAATGAAGCTTTCCTAACTACATatccaaataattaaaaaaaaaaaaaaactctagaaAGCAGCTTTTGTTTGCGAGAATGCAATGCCACACAAAATTTTAGCAAGAGAGGAtgaaaaatttcacaaattgaCTCAGAAAACcaagaaacaaaaagataatGAAAATCAAGAATGGCTAAAATTCAACCTTTTAATCAGTGCACACAAGAATAAATTCagcatttaatcaaacacatgaTATCATTCAAACGTAAAGACAACGAAGAAGAAGAGACTAACTATGAGGCACATGCGTGAGGCAAACTCCGGTGGAAGTGAGGGCCTCTTGAGTGGCGCGTGAGAGCTGCGCAACATCCCCAAAGGCATTTATAGTCACAGGCCCTTTGATTCCATTGGAGCGAAGCACGGAGGTAATTCGTTGAGCAACGCGGAAGACATTGACGCCATTGGGAATAGAGCAGTTCTCAAAATCCCACCAGACCGTAACCCTAACGCTCCTGCTCTCCTCCTCATGCTGTCTTCTCACTGACGACGAATGGTAGCTCTCGGGGCGACGGCGATGGGGGGGATCATCGGCTGAGGTGGAGTAGAAGAAGAGAAGCTTGGGTCTGAGTGAATGGAGACGAGTGAGAGGAGCTCGGAGAGCTAGGGTTTGCATGATCGCCGGAGGCGAAGCAAAGGAGACGGCGGTGGCGGTGTTGGAATGGGGCGCTTAAACCCAGCAAGAAGACACAGTGAGAGACATTGAGAAGCTCTAAACCCTCGTTGAGGAACTTAATGGGCCGTGGTTTAGATTAGAATTGGGCCATTTGGGCCGTTTGTAAAAGCCCACACTAAAGGATTGTAAGAGAAAAATTGGTTACTtgaactagaatgaaaattttattttattttttttaatttatttttttattaattaataaattatttttttgatttaattagtAAAATTTAAGTATAGATATTGCAGTCAACAATACAGAAGACTAGATGATGTTTTGATGTTGAACAAGTGATGTGAGtattgagtaaattttttttttttttattttcaaaacaataaataacctttgtttgttttagatataatttgaattttatttcattgaaatctttgtttgttttgaccCTCTGAATATGGATAATCATTTATAAACAGTATTCAACAGTCCAAACAATgtcatataataatatataataatcataaatagtGAATTTGTACAATATCTAAACATTCATTAAATCTCGGATGGGATGACttaaactcatatatatatatacatatatatattaaaaaaattgaggagAACAATGCCAGAATTCATTCATTAAAGGCGgccaaaatagtaaaaaaataaataataaaaaacccaCAAAATGAAACATTTTAAAGAGAACCCCATCTGGCCACACCCACTAATGAATTCAAGCCATCCAAAACCAGCTAAGATCATTAAAGCACAATGAAATAGAGAACAACAAATGATAGAGTAACACTAAACCTTCTCCTTAAAATCATGCCCAAAAACATGGCCCTCATTATCAAGATAATGGTTTTCAATAGAGTTACCAAACCAGTATTATTTATcagggaaaaaataatattgcaagaaagaaaagaaaagactgCCTTGTATCTGGAATTCTTCCAAATGCTTGCTTGAGAATGAAGACCAGGAAACATTTCTACATTGGACAGCACAAAGAGAAACTTATTAGCAATATCAGTCAAAGAAATAGAACAATTCATTCATGAAAGATACCAACAGCAAGCCAGAGAAGGCCAGCAAGAAATGGAAAACTATTCATCAAATAAGAagtttttgatttgaattattGCAATTTTACTGAACCAATTTCActcaagaaacaagaaagaagagAGTTTCCACGTGACTTAAGGCAGAAGTTCACAGTAAAAATTTGAGTAACACACAATGCTTGATATCAGAGAGACGGTAAATGCAACAGTTCTTAATAATCATGATAGGAACAGAAACAACCATTCTTCAGCTTTCTTTAACTAAACAAGGAAGCATAATCTTATAAACAACTCAGAGTTTTCCAAGATACTGTCATGCATTGTTTATCAGAAAAAATTGTCAGGTTAGCATCAACACATAGCTCTTTCAGTCATATCATTTGAAGCATTCCATGAGTACCATTTGATATGTTTGTCCTAGAAGACActtttaatttgtatataatatGGAATCCTTGCTTTTGTACAATCAAAATGCCTGTGTGAAGTGCACCTAGTATTTGTGAAAAATCATCCGATATGAATGTCAGTCACCCCTTCTCATAATAAGAATATATCCTGCTCTAGTTGCAGGGCATCatgcatatttttcattaaactATTGTCCATATCCCAATAGacccataataaaatatcaccaAAGACACATCAATTCCGTTTCCATGTGCACAAACTCTACATTTTGGTTTCAGAACTTGCAACCGTCCAATTTGCAAATAATCTAAACAAATTGATTAATACACTGCAACTGAAGAATATCATTTTCCGGGTTCTTATTACAACAAAACTTGTCTTGTTTCCAAGTCATTCAGATTTACTAGTCACCAGAGAAACAAGAACACCGTAAAAAACCACATTAGTCCATGAGGGGGGATGCGGTAAAAGGAATGGATCAGAACCAGATCCAGGAAAACCTCCAAACAAGGAAACATATCAACAAATGAAATCCCTCTAACAGCGACAAAATACATGCCATAATAACCAACCCATATTTCTTAcgttcatatcatatttttcaattttatatggGACTTGTCTGGTTTCCAAGCCATTCAAAACTTACTAGTCACCAAAGAGATAAGAATTACACCAAAAATTCACACCAATCCATGCTGTAAAACAAAACGAATACATAACAAAATGATCCATAAAGACCTCTAAGCATAAACATAGAAATGAAATCCCTCTAAATCTTCATGTGTTAAAATACCCAATCGCTTCTCACCTGCACTCAATGAGCCTCCAAATTTGCATCTGATGTGATAATGCAGTATATATCATTTTCGATTTCTCATCCAACCCATTTCTCATGATTTCAATAACACGATACTCATTTATAGCCACCAAAAGAAAACACTCCACTGGAATAAACTGTGTACTTATCCTCTTACAATTGAATCCACAAAAAATTCCACATATTCACAAATGTGCaatcaatacaaaaagaatTCAACATGGTAATTCCTAACACAAGCAGCATCAAAGACAACAACTTGGGATGACACAATGGCtacaataatgaacaaaatGATGCACAGAGAAAAAATGGAACACagcaaaagaaacaatagaacGTTCAATCCCAAACTTTTATACAGAATGTATCACAAacgatattaaaaataattacctTCTTAGCCTTATTTGCAGGAAGGAGAATTTATTACCAGCTTGTTCTCCTCATCCTTCCTTGCCTTCCCTTGCAACAATGTTCATCCCACAAAATCGAAACGCAACTATACTGATTCTACATTTCGGCAAAACTGCCATTTTTACGACATCTCAGACAAAGTCAAGCTACACAAACTACACCGGGTAGTGTGAGAGACAATCCAGCCCATCTGTTCGGCCGCGTACAATCCGATGGAACACCTGCCGAACCTGGTCCTCCAGCAAGTCTAGCTGCCCCTTCATGGCCTCCCTCACAAGAGACAACTCCCGCACCGCGTTCCTAACATCTGTCTCCTTCTCTTCAGCGAGAGGAAACTGGATGTTCTCTGTTAACTCCGACAATCTCCTCACATGCTTCTCCATCTGATGAATCTCCGTCAGAAGTCCATAGGAATTACGCCTCTCCCTCTTCTTGGACTCCTCTAAAATCCTCTCATGGAGTAAAAGTATAGGAGCTGCCCATGGGAAGGTTCTTGGAATGCTAAAATGCGTCTGGAGGCCACGGTCCTGGCAGGGGATCGCCGCCACGAGTGCCCACATCACAAAGAGAAGCACCGAGTTCATCGTGTACACAGGGACGGCGAGCCCATTCGTCGCCACAACATCGTGCCCGCGAGGCGCGGACAGGTTGTTCCCAATAGCCTGGAGCTGCCGCGACGCAGACCAGGAGCGAGACACGCACCAAGAGAGTGAGCGGAAGTGGCATTCAGCACGGCGGTGGTCTTTGTTCGCGCCATGGCTACGGCTGAAGGAGCGATTGCGTTGAGCAAGCGAAGAAGCAGTGTCCTTTTCATCAAGCATcccgatggcgagatccacgagGGCTTTCTTGGCACGGCGAACCTGGCCCTCACCGATGGTCTTCTGGGTAGGGTCAAACGCGAGGGTGACGATGTCGAGGTGCTTATGCCACTGCCTCACCTGCTCGATCCCATCGCGGATCGCGTTGCAGACATCAAGGGCCTTGACACTACGGTCAAAGAAGTCGGTGGCGAGGCGGTCGACGGGAGCACGGCCGACGATGGCTCGATTGCTGAAGAAAACCACCCGGAACTCTTCTTGGCATAGCAAGAAGGCTTCCAGAAGCTTGCACACCCATGGAAGTGACAGCAGCTCCTCCCCGCCGGCAAGGTCTTGGAAGAGATCAGCAACTAAGCGCTGGAACGCCTCGAGCGCGTGCTCCTGGCTGGATTCCGGCTCATGGTGGTTGTCCATCGAGTGGACCTGGTCTCGCCTGAGGTTCATGATCGACCTTCCGAACAACGACGGTGACGATGATCCCTGGAAGTCCGTCGCCGGCATTTTCCCCGCTTTGTCAATCCCAAACCCTAGATTTCCACCCCGCAATTCAACCAGAAACCATGGAACTTGGGAATCGGAGAAGGAGAGGAGCGAATTCCAACTGCCCTAAAAAGGAGAGAGCTTTAAAGCGgagagaaaatgaaaaactatgtaaataaaaaaattataaagtttttcAGGGGTGTAAACGAAtgaatgcaaaataacattactTTTGGCTCACCAGAGGTTCAGAACTATAAACTGTCAACTGTTGTAAGTTTgaagttattataatttttttttttactatatatatatatatataaagaataaatgaaaaaaaaaaattctaagtttGAAGAATGACAAAAATCAGAAGACTAATATGAAAGGAGAGTGTTTGACCTTCTAATGTTTCATGCTAGAAAATGTCAACTAATGGAAACAAAGTTAGAACTtagaatttcttttcttttcttttttgtcttttctttttttttttttaatttttaaataagactTGACCAGGTTTTATGACTACATGATTGAATCAACTTGGTTGGATCAATTAATTCAATAAAGCTTCcagaaatatggaaaaatggtCTATATAATGAGAAACATGAACACCCATTAAAATGGGATTTTGTTTTTCCCCCTACCCACCAGGCTAACATATTCATTAGAAAAGCTGACTTTGTTAATGTGCAATTatattatagtaatgtttttCAACTACTTTAATGAATTGTAGCCAAATCAAAGGTATTTGTCACACTGACATGGTCAATATGGGCATACACATTCCACTGCCAAGCCAGTGCTCAGCATTGAAAACTTAGAAGTAATAAATAgacatgtttaataattataataacatttaCTTTTAACACTAtcgttatttaaaatttaaatcatagaTAAATACAGATGCAGAATACACTCGAAAACTCAACAACACCTCCGTTTCTTAAAATAATCATGAGTTccattataataaaaactaaaattttaagttcCTAGACTAGTCCtgtacatataaaaaaaactataaaatttatttccttCTCATGAGAAGCAAAAGTGGAAACATGTAAAGGGATAATATAAAGTTGATATTCACATCATGTGTTCAAAATAATTAGAATACTAAAATGGGGGGCAAGTGACTCAATAGGACGGATGCAATAAAGAAATGGTCACATGGCTAATTAAAAGATTCTGAAAAGGCTAAAGAAGAGACAACCAGAAAAGCAAGTTTAGAGTTGATCAAGATGGGGGCCATTACAAAAGATGTTGATAAAAAACACAGCAAAGaccaaatgaaaacaaataataataataataaaaaatcaataaatgagTGCTTTGAAGTTAAGCCAATAACATAATAATCACCATTATTTAAATGAGGGCTTTGAAATTGATCCTTCAATTTGGCTGAAAATTCAAACTGCTGACTAGATCACAAGATAGATAACTTGTGGAAAAGACTAAAGAAAAAGACATAAGAACTGAAACAATTGCAAAGTAGATATTTCACTCATTAAGATAatgaataaaagataattattaaataaagaacagtttaacattatatatatatatatatatttatatatgtacatgTATATATCTTCCAGATAAAGACAGGGTACCTGCATACATTTTGAGATGGCAAGTTAACTTCAGACAATTACTGAATTAATTATCTGCACAGAGAGACAACTTCTATAACGGATGCTCAGTTGTGTATGAGAACACAATACACaaaatgattttatattaaGGGACAGATATACAGAATGTTTGAAATGGATTCAAAACTTTCATACAGGCATAATCATGTTCCGGACAAGCAATTGCATAATTCGGCAAACAAAAGTAATCTTCTGACAAATATTGAATTCATTTGTCACAGAGAAACAAATTTTATATGGATGCACCATGCGCAGATCTATACTAGATTTAGATTGAATTATTTGTCCCAAAGCCATACAAGCAGAACCAAACAGGTTGCTCCAAAAGCAAATTGAACTTTAATAAAGTATACTTTCACATGCCACCTAAAATCCACACAAAAAGGATTCTCAGAGAACCATTCACAGAATTAACACATTTTACTTGATAGGCATATATTTTGTGTCCCATTAGTCATAAAGCACATTTGACAGCATTGCTGTCTACATTTGTTTCTACATGCAAATAATTGGATCCTGGGAACAATGAGAGTTTGTTCAAGATCTGAGAGTCCATCCAGGTGATTAGAGCTTAATTCAGtttaaaatacaaacataagTTGATAGAACCATCCTTCAGAAAAATCATTCCTGACATCAAGGGCAGGTGTATGAATCGGAGTTTAAACAGAAAGGGCTGTTTGTCATGGTTTCAAGTTGCGGATTTGGTTTggaagaataattttttttaatggaccATGAATCCTGCCAAAGTCCAAGAAATCCTGCATGGTAAGTGGCTCGTATAGCTGAAGAACATCAacataagaaaaacaaggaaacaaaattgatattaaTAGGCAGACCTAAAACTGATCTGCAGTTTGAATTAAAGGATAGTTGGGTAAACAACAAATATTCAAAGAGAAGTAAaggaattttattaaaaaaaaaattctgaagtcTCTGTCAAACAGCAATTAGTAGACAATCAAAAAGTTCTCATTCaaatcaaactttaaaaaaaaattagcaacttTGATTATGAGAAATAGTGAGCTCCAAACTTGAGTTCAAAAAGGCCAAATGAAAAAACAGCATACATATTAAAAAGCTATTAAATGGACAGCCCAAAACTTCTgccaaatcaaaacataaaactagaaacaaagaaacaagagCCAAGAAACAGAAACAATTTCTTCTCCAAGCAAAGAAGACAACGAATGCACATTAATCTCACAATAAAGCCCTCAGATCTCATGGCTTTTTAGTGGTCATTGACAGCTTGAGCAATGGTTTTCCAAAATGAACACTGTAAAACACACAGGACCAAATTAAGGAGATGGTGAAGGAGATGGAGGAGGAGGACCCGAGTTCGAAACCCAGCAGATGGAGGAGGAGGTAATGGTAGTGATAGAAGCCCACAGTGTGCATCAAAGTTCAAGGAGGAAAACCATGCAGCCACTCAAAAAGAAATAGTTTTTCCATCATTGGGCGCATAGAGAAGTAGCAACAGTATAACAAGGACAACTAGATTGcaaaccaaaatatattttacacaaaaaaaataccCATATATTAGCAACAAAGCAGAGTAGAAACATACACAGAACCAAACAAAAACATTTCTTTTAACAAATCCACATAAAGAAAACTCACAAACTCAAGAAGGAAACTAAGACTGCATAAACGAATCAAAACTACaacattcaaacaaaataaaatagcatAAAAAACCATTTCTAGAGATAGTGCCCTCAGATCTCATAGCTTTAATTCAATCATAGACAACACGAGCAGTGGTTTCCCAAATAAGCAGCATCACCGGATGATGGAGATcataatgaatgaatgaaagaaagaaagaaagagagaaagaaaggatGAATAGGAGGAGATGGCGTGAACCTGCAATGATGCTCAAAAGGGAAACCAGGCGGCCGCtcaaaattctatgttttccatCACTGGGCATCAACGAGctacaaaaatcacaaaaagatCAGTGTTAATTCTCACATCGAATTCAAAAATCAATTGCATAGAAAAAACCCCTAATTTACGATGCAGCCAAAGAAACGGCGGCAGTGAAAGTGCTAGGGTTTGGCAACCAGAATATGACTCTGATTCAATGtcctttattaaaaaagagTTCTAGCCATGTTATTACTGATTTAGCGCTTGTTTTTGcatgaaatttcaaaactaCCACTATTCTATAACTTTTGTCCATGTGGGCCATGTGGCGTCTCCTCATAAGCAAATGCAAGCTGCTGCTCTATATCaatctcctcctcttcctcttgtGCCAAACTATGAGTAGAACCCCCTCGAGCTATAACCAAATCCATTGGTCCTCTTACAGACATGTGGTCTAACTCCACGGGCTTCttagcttctttcttctttccccAGAGAACAATGTATAACCCACTAATAATCAATCCAGCACTCAAAATACTGGCATAAGAAGGTAAAAAAGAGATCATGTGGAAATGCCATTTTTATGTCAAGATTCAAGCTATAGTTATATACCTTCCAAGATGTAGCTTCTCATTCAATAGCACGGTGCTAAGAATGGCTACAATGATAAGATTTAGAGGATTGAATACAGAGGCATACAATGGACCCTTCTTCCTAATGCACCATGCCAGCAGTGTGAAAGTCAGACTAGAGCCCAGGATTCCCTGCAAATAAAGAATTCGCATGTTATTCTTCAAAGTTTCAGAAGTTGCCAAAGGGATTGGATTAAGAACTTTCATTACAGCGTAGGAAACAGCGAGTAGCCTGAAATTAAACCCCAGCCTCCATTGAACCATGTCCCTTTGCATGATGATGGCCAAGAGGAAGGATTGGAGTGATGCCATTGAACACACCAGAGCTGTGGCCGAGTAAGGGCATGGATAGACTTCACTCATCTTTGCCTGCAAAACAtggacaaaaaataaaatgtaagatTACTCTGGTCTGCATAGACACTGAGACATCGCTAAAGATCACCTGAATTATCAACCATAATGAATAAGATAAACAACTTGCAACTGCGAATAATGAAGCCATGACGCGATTACCAGACTGATTATGCAGTGGTGTTACTTGGTTATTGGGGAGAAGATTGATGCTTGATGACCACAGTGGTACATCTGGCCCTTTGTAGAAGGTGAGGAGCATTGCACCACCTACACCAATGACAGTACCTAGAACTTTTGCTTGCCCGGACAGCTTATTGATTCTCAGGTTCTCCAATCTTcattggaaaaaaatgaaattaaatcagAATTTTATCACATTTAGAAGCATAATtgcatgaaaaacaaataacattgCATAGATTTCTTTCTCACCTAAATAACAAAGCCAAGATGAATGTGATAGCAGGAATGAGGTTGCCCATTGCTGCTGCAAAGGTAACTGATGTCTTACTCACGCTGGCCAAATATAAATTCTGTGCAAGTGTGCATCTGAAAATAGGGcacacaattaaaaaaagaaaaatctaattttGAATCAGAACCAACATTCACAATACCCACATTTCAACAAATTTTACTGATGCGATTGAATTCTATGAACTTCaagcatgcaaatatatataattcactGGTGCTAACTAGCAAATTAAATCGGCTAATATAATTCAGATCTAGGGTTTGTAATTTCCATTTACCCAAATAAACCAGAGAGAAAAGACTCCCCAACGATCATCCTGGTCAATCGAGGCCTACGTTTCCTGCAAAATCAAATTGATTCTAAACATCAACTTCACCAACTTCAATTCCACCATAAAAATCATaagtacaaacaaaaaaaaatacacaaaatcaaaaaccctagaacAAAACCTCTCGACCAAGTAAGCGATCGGGATCAAAGAAGCAGCAGCAAAGAGATATCGATAGGTAACCATGATCCTGATATCCATGCGATCGTTGAGGGCGAGCTTGTAGAAGATGTTGACTCCCGCGTAGAGGATCTGGACGAGCACCATCGCCGCCGCCGTCTTGAAGGCCTCCATTAGTCTCTCCGGTGATCCCAATGGAACGGTGTCACAGTCCTTATATAGCACTAGAGTGGATGAAGGGTTTCGATTCTAGAAGCTTCTCATGAGAGCCATGCACGTGATACGTAGCAAGCTTTGTTGCTTGCTCGTCACGTTAaataacaacttttttttttttgaaatatttgggaaatttaataaaataaaaactatatatatatatattattttacaaaattaaaatatatactatatatatcaaatcataaagtttttattagAAACTGGTGGTTGTATTgcaactattattttttaattatgactATAAGTTTTATTTCACAATTATTACATTCTAAATGAATAagagattaaaatttaaatattaaaatatatatgtttgaataaattcacaaaaataaaaattgtgaaaatgatGTTTTAGTTATAATAGTAGAAATAGACTATAGCAAACGATGAAGACTATAAGAAGTGACATAATGCATCAATCAATATTACTGTATCtatgtcattgaaaaaaattacatcattcatttggggGCCGAAATCCCTTGATTTATTAcctattgaaataaaattaaagttgaataattaaattgatgcaaattaatgtttgatgatcaaagtgaaaatgaaccaaagtttaatgacttatttaaaaatttacccATTATATCATCTTTACATCCTCTTCATActaacagtatatatatatatatatatatatagatatattataattctaaaaattataaaagcaaattaaaaataaatatcttttaataaaaattatttatttaaaattttaaataatatagataAGTCATCACACGTGCTATTTATCACGATAATTACCataataattgatatttattcattcattccaAAATATTAGAATCAAATTCTAAAACAGCCAATATCATTATTAACACCAAAGAacctatttatttaaaattctttaattttaatttatcatatcTGTAAAAACAGAAGTATCTCTATAATCACAAGACAATCAAGTCACAGTACTTTGGACTTTGCTACACATTGTTGGATTCTTCTTGTAGTTGTTGACACTGGAATCACATCCAACCTAATTATCATATAACAACAGTACACTTTGGTCATTGCTGTACATAGTTGGATGCTTCTAGTTGGACACTGGAATCACATTAAAGTGCCACTCATTTAGGCATATATACTGTCACTTATGTGATGTAGAAGtccaaaataagaaaaacaacaacaaaggtCCACAATGTACATACATCATGCACTACTGTTGTTTGTTGTGTTGTTACCTTAATTTAATGATCACCTTGCATGTACTTTGCAACAGTTAAAATCAAGGGAGGTAAAAGAATTCAGTGGAAGAACACAAAATGAGGAAATGCTGCAACAATGTTTACTGAGATACAAAGATAAATACAGAGCATCAAAACAAGGAACACACTTTGCCATTTTGAACTGAATGTATTTATTCACAGGCTAGCTTGGTGTCGAAACTGCTCAAACATATGGCGAAAGCCTGGAAAGCGTTGAGCGGGTATCGGTAATCCATGGTGAACATGTCCTTGGCGACCTTGCCGAATTGGAGGATGATCTTGTCATGCTCAGTCGGTGCTGGTTGCGCTGGAGTTGGGGCTCCGGCTGTGGGTTGTGTGGCTGCGATCAGCTGGAAGTTTTTCACTGAAGCTATGGTTACTCGACCACGGAAGTTAAGACACCAGCATTGCAGCTGCTCGTGCC is a window of Dioscorea cayenensis subsp. rotundata cultivar TDr96_F1 chromosome 5, TDr96_F1_v2_PseudoChromosome.rev07_lg8_w22 25.fasta, whole genome shotgun sequence DNA encoding:
- the LOC120262327 gene encoding WAT1-related protein At1g68170-like — protein: MVLVQILYAGVNIFYKLALNDRMDIRIMVTYRYLFAAASLIPIAYLVERKRRPRLTRMIVGESFLSGLFGCTLAQNLYLASVSKTSVTFAAAMGNLIPAITFILALLFRLENLRINKLSGQAKVLGTVIGVGGAMLLTFYKGPDVPLWSSSINLLPNNQAKMSEVYPCPYSATALVCSMASLQSFLLAIIMQRDMVQWRLGFNFRLLAVSYAGILGSSLTFTLLAWCIRKKGPLYASVFNPLNLIIVAILSTVLLNEKLHLGSILSAGLIISGLYIVLWGKKKEAKKPVELDHMSVRGPMDLVIARGGSTHSLAQEEEEEIDIEQQLAFAYEETPHGPHGQKL
- the LOC120261880 gene encoding uncharacterized protein LOC120261880, translated to MPATDFQGSSSPSLFGRSIMNLRRDQVHSMDNHHEPESSQEHALEAFQRLVADLFQDLAGGEELLSLPWVCKLLEAFLLCQEEFRVVFFSNRAIVGRAPVDRLATDFFDRSVKALDVCNAIRDGIEQVRQWHKHLDIVTLAFDPTQKTIGEGQVRRAKKALVDLAIGMLDEKDTASSLAQRNRSFSRSHGANKDHRRAECHFRSLSWCVSRSWSASRQLQAIGNNLSAPRGHDVVATNGLAVPVYTMNSVLLFVMWALVAAIPCQDRGLQTHFSIPRTFPWAAPILLLHERILEESKKRERRNSYGLLTEIHQMEKHVRRLSELTENIQFPLAEEKETDVRNAVRELSLVREAMKGQLDLLEDQVRQVFHRIVRGRTDGLDCLSHYPV